The proteins below come from a single Brienomyrus brachyistius isolate T26 unplaced genomic scaffold, BBRACH_0.4 scaffold63, whole genome shotgun sequence genomic window:
- the LOC125725226 gene encoding NLR family CARD domain-containing protein 3-like isoform X3 has product MDGSASEMRPPVGCNRKSPESVPMKRADSPVPSCVSMKSDRSMDPPPHFREGPFPIDQRDQMEDCSSDLHDKSGLSSILKSLEEKAMKFLKEELKTFVRYLDQNYPECSEPQLEEDNDLDCDGQMQKTSVREVALKITLYILRTMKQNDLADLLDKRQLMLQQETKGKLKKQFECVFEGKAKEGQPTLLSEIYTELYITEGGTEAVNDEHEVRQIETASKKSRTEDTTVKCKDIFKPLCGRETPIRTVLTKGVAGIGKTVSVQKFILDWAEGKANQDVHFIFALPFRDLNLIKGEYSLIKLLHRFVPELKSFQSTELFRYKVLLIFDGLDECSLPLDFQNNESWFDVTKKTSLDVLLTNLIKGNLLPSALLWITSRPAAANQIPAECVHQVTEIRGFSDAQKEEYFRRRFSDESLASRIITHVKSSKSLFIMCHIPVFCWISATVLKRLFSETDRGEIPRTLTEMYTHFLIFQISLKNDKYMKNQETKLKEYSKQFLLKLGKLAFDNLEKGNLIFYKQDLTGNGIDVTETSVYSGVCTEVFKEEYGLYQEKVYCFVHLSIQEYLAALYVFLSNSSADLLKTAVNEALESKNGHLDLYLRFLLGLSTDSSKTLLQKLLGPTETSSHTIMETVQYIHPSICQTAYPSGLRGVWSLFRKQWAQGREQPRTGGQSITVAQYIKEKIQENLTPERTINLFHCLTELGDNSLVEEVQRYLNSGNISADHLSPAQYSALAFVMLMSDEELDVFDLKKYIRSDEEHCRLLPVVKNSRTALLNSCDLIDKHCEVLSSALRSNSSPLRELDLSDNDLQDSGVKLLSAGLGDLHCKLEILRLSGCRVTEEGCSSLASALKLNPSHLRELDLSYNHPGDSGVKLLSAVLEDLSCKLEKLQVGRCELTEKCCEALASALRSNSSPLRELDLSDNDLQDSGVKLLSAGLGDLHCNLEILRSV; this is encoded by the exons atggatggatctgcttctgaaatgcggccccctgtggggtgtaacagaaagagccctgagag tgtcccgatgaagagagcagactcccctgtacccagctgtgtttccatgaagagtgacaggtcaatggaccccccaccccacttcagagagggaccttttcctatagATCAAAG agaccaaatggaagattgcagttcagatctacatgataaatcgggtttatcatccatattgaag tcgctagaggaaaaagccatgaagttcctaaaggaggaactgaagacgtttgtgaggtacctagatcagaattacccagaatgctctgagcctcagctggaggaggacaatgacctggactgtgatggtcagatgcagaagaccagtgttagagaggtagctctgaagatcacactgtacatcctgaggaccatgaagcaaaatgatcttgctgacctgctggacaaga gacagctcatgctgcAACAGGAAACCAAAggtaaacttaagaagcaatttgagtgtgtatttgaagggaaagctaaggaaggacagccaacacttctcagtgagatttacacagaactctacataactgaaggtgggactgaagcagtcaatgatgaacatgaagtgagacagattgaaacagcatccaagaaaagtcgaacagaagatactacagtcaagtgcaaagaTATATTTAAgcccttatgtgggcgtgagacacctatcagaactgtactcactaaaggggtggcaggtatcgggaaaacagtctctgtgcagaaatttattctcgactgggcagaaggaaaagcaaaccaggatgttcacttcatatttgctcttcctttccgggacttgaacttgattaagggtgaatacagtctgattaaactgcttcaccgctttgtcccagaactgaaatcatttcaatccactgagctgtttaggtacaaagttttgttgatctttgatggtctggatgagtgtagccttcctctggattttcagaacaatgagagctggtttgatgtaacaaagaaaacgtcactggatgtgctgttgactaacctcattaaggggaatctgctcccatccgctctcctctggataacctcccggccagcagcagccaatcagatacctgctgagtgtgtccaccaggtgacagagatacgagggttcagtgatgcccagaaggaggagtatttcaggaggagattcagtgatgagagcctggccagcaggattatcacacatgtgaaatcatcaaagagcctcttcatcatgtgccacatacctgtgttctgctggatttcagccactgtgcttaagaggctttttagtgagactgacaggggagaaattccaaggactctgactgaaatgtacacacacttcctgatctttcagataagtttaaaaaatgacaagtatatgaaaaaccaagaaactaagcttaaggaatacagtaagcaattccttttaaaacttggtaaacttgcttttgacaacctGGAGAAAggaaatctcatattttataagcaagatctgacagggaatggcattgatgtcactgaaacttcagtttactctggagtgtgcacagaagtctttaaagaggagtatgggttgtaccaggagaaggtgtactgctttgtgcatctgagcatccaggagtatctcgctgctttatacgtGTTTctatcaaactcatcagctgacctgctgaagactgcagtgaatgAGGCATTAGAGAgtaagaatggacacttggacctctacctccgcttcctcctgggcctctcaacagactccagtaagactctgttacaaaagCTACTGGGGCCGACAGAAACCAGCTCACATACCATTATGGAAACAGtccaatacatccatccatccatttgccaaaccgcttatccgtcagggttgcggggagtctggagcctattccggaagcaatgggcacaaggcagggaacaacccaggacggggggccagtccatcacagtagcccaatacatcaaggagaaaatacaggagaatttaactccagaaaggaccatcaacctgttccactgtctgactgaacttggtgacaattctctagtagaggaagtacaaagatacctgaattcaggaaacatttcagcagatcacctctcacctgcacagtactcagctctggcctttgtgatgctgatgtcagatgaggagctggatgtgtttgacctgaagaaatacatcagatcagatgaagagcactgcaggctgctgcctgtggtcaagaactccaggacggctct gctgaacagctgtgatctcatagataaacactgtgaagtgctgtcttcagctctcagatcaaactcctcacccctgagagagctggacctgagtgacaatgacctgcaggactcaggagtgaagctgctctctgctggactgggggacttacactgtaaactggagatactgag actgtcaggctgtagagtcacagaagaaggctgttcttccctggcttcagctctgaagttaaacccctcacacctgagagagctggatctgagctacaatcacccaggagattcaggagtgaagctactctctgctgtactggaggatctcagctgtaaactggagaagctgca ggtgggccggtgtgaactcacagagaaatgctgtgaggcactggcttcagctctcagatcaaactcctcacccctgagagagctggacctgagtgacaatgacctgcaggactcaggagtgaagctgctctctgctggactgggggacttacactgcaacctggagatactgaggtcagtctga
- the LOC125725226 gene encoding NLR family CARD domain-containing protein 3-like isoform X2 has product MDGSASEMRPPVGCNRKSPESVLMKRADSPVPSCVSMKSDRSMDPPPHFREGPFPIDQRDQMEDCSSDLHDKSGLSSILKSLEEKAMKFLKEELKTFVRYLDQNYPECSEPQLEEDNDLDCDGQMQKTSVREVALKITLYILRTMKQNDLADLLDKRQLMLQQETKGKLKKQFECVFEGKAKEGQPTLLSEIYTELYITEGGTEAVNDEHEVRQIETASKKSRTEDTTVKCKDIFKPLCGRETPIRTVLTKGVAGIGKTVSVQKFILDWAEGKANQDVHFIFALPFRDLNLIKGEYSLIKLLHRFVPELKSFQSTELFRYKVLLIFDGLDECSLPLDFQNNESWFDVTKKTSLDVLLTNLIKGNLLPSALLWITSRPAAANQIPAECVHQVTEIRGFSDAQKEEYFRRRFSDESLASRIITHVKSSKSLFIMCHIPVFCWISATVLKRLFSETDRGEIPRTLTEMYTHFLIFQISLKNDKYMKNQETKLKEYSKQFLLKLGKLAFDNLEKGNLIFYKQDLTGNGIDVTETSVYSGVCTEVFKEEYGLYQEKVYCFVHLSIQEYLAALYVFLSNSSADLLKTAVNEALESKNGHLDLYLRFLLGLSTDSSKTLLQKLLGPTETSSHTIMETVQYIHPSICQTAYPSGLRGVWSLFRKQWAQGREQPRTGGQSITVAQYIKEKIQENLTPERTINLFHCLTELGDNSLVEEVQRYLNSGNISADHLSPAQYSALAFVMLMSDEELDVFDLKKYIRSDEEHCRLLPVVKNSRTALLNSCDLIDKHCEVLSSALRSNSSPLRELDLSDNDLQDSGVKLLSAGLGDLHCKLEILRLSGCRVTEEGCSSLASALKLNPSHLRELDLSYNHPGDSGVKLLSAVLEDLSCKLEKLQVGRCELTEKCCEALASALRSNSSPLRELDLSDNDLQDSGVKLLSAGLGDLHCNLEILRSV; this is encoded by the exons atggatggatctgcttctgaaatgcggccccctgtggggtgtaacagaaagagccctgagag tgtcctgatgaagagagcagactcccctgtacccagctgtgtctccatgaagagtgacaggtcaatggaccccccaccccacttcagagagggaccttttcctatagatcaaag agaccaaatggaagattgcagttcagatctacatgataaatcgggtttatcatccatattgaag tcgctagaggaaaaagccatgaagttcctaaaggaggaactgaagacgtttgtgaggtacctagatcagaattacccagaatgctctgagcctcagctggaggaggacaatgacctggactgtgatggtcagatgcagaagaccagtgttagagaggtagctctgaagatcacactgtacatcctgaggaccatgaagcaaaatgatcttgctgacctgctggacaaga gacagctcatgctgcAACAGGAAACCAAAggtaaacttaagaagcaatttgagtgtgtatttgaagggaaagctaaggaaggacagccaacacttctcagtgagatttacacagaactctacataactgaaggtgggactgaagcagtcaatgatgaacatgaagtgagacagattgaaacagcatccaagaaaagtcgaacagaagatactacagtcaagtgcaaagaTATATTTAAgcccttatgtgggcgtgagacacctatcagaactgtactcactaaaggggtggcaggtatcgggaaaacagtctctgtgcagaaatttattctcgactgggcagaaggaaaagcaaaccaggatgttcacttcatatttgctcttcctttccgggacttgaacttgattaagggtgaatacagtctgattaaactgcttcaccgctttgtcccagaactgaaatcatttcaatccactgagctgtttaggtacaaagttttgttgatctttgatggtctggatgagtgtagccttcctctggattttcagaacaatgagagctggtttgatgtaacaaagaaaacgtcactggatgtgctgttgactaacctcattaaggggaatctgctcccatccgctctcctctggataacctcccggccagcagcagccaatcagatacctgctgagtgtgtccaccaggtgacagagatacgagggttcagtgatgcccagaaggaggagtatttcaggaggagattcagtgatgagagcctggccagcaggattatcacacatgtgaaatcatcaaagagcctcttcatcatgtgccacatacctgtgttctgctggatttcagccactgtgcttaagaggctttttagtgagactgacaggggagaaattccaaggactctgactgaaatgtacacacacttcctgatctttcagataagtttaaaaaatgacaagtatatgaaaaaccaagaaactaagcttaaggaatacagtaagcaattccttttaaaacttggtaaacttgcttttgacaacctGGAGAAAggaaatctcatattttataagcaagatctgacagggaatggcattgatgtcactgaaacttcagtttactctggagtgtgcacagaagtctttaaagaggagtatgggttgtaccaggagaaggtgtactgctttgtgcatctgagcatccaggagtatctcgctgctttatacgtGTTTctatcaaactcatcagctgacctgctgaagactgcagtgaatgAGGCATTAGAGAgtaagaatggacacttggacctctacctccgcttcctcctgggcctctcaacagactccagtaagactctgttacaaaagCTACTGGGGCCGACAGAAACCAGCTCACATACCATTATGGAAACAGtccaatacatccatccatccatttgccaaaccgcttatccgtcagggttgcggggagtctggagcctattccggaagcaatgggcacaaggcagggaacaacccaggacggggggccagtccatcacagtagcccaatacatcaaggagaaaatacaggagaatttaactccagaaaggaccatcaacctgttccactgtctgactgaacttggtgacaattctctagtagaggaagtacaaagatacctgaattcaggaaacatttcagcagatcacctctcacctgcacagtactcagctctggcctttgtgatgctgatgtcagatgaggagctggatgtgtttgacctgaagaaatacatcagatcagatgaagagcactgcaggctgctgcctgtggtcaagaactccaggacggctct gctgaacagctgtgatctcatagataaacactgtgaagtgctgtcttcagctctcagatcaaactcctcacccctgagagagctggacctgagtgacaatgacctgcaggactcaggagtgaagctgctctctgctggactgggggacttacactgtaaactggagatactgag actgtcaggctgtagagtcacagaagaaggctgttcttccctggcttcagctctgaagttaaacccctcacacctgagagagctggatctgagctacaatcacccaggagattcaggagtgaagctactctctgctgtactggaggatctcagctgtaaactggagaagctgca ggtgggccggtgtgaactcacagagaaatgctgtgaggcactggcttcagctctcagatcaaactcctcacccctgagagagctggacctgagtgacaatgacctgcaggactcaggagtgaagctgctctctgctggactgggggacttacactgcaacctggagatactgaggtcagtctga
- the LOC125725226 gene encoding NLR family CARD domain-containing protein 3-like isoform X1, which produces MDGSASEMRPPVGCNRKSPESVLMKRADSPVPSCVSMKSDRSMDPPPHFREGPFPIDQSVPMKRADSPVPSCVSMKSDRSMDPPPHFREGPFPIDQRDQMEDCSSDLHDKSGLSSILKSLEEKAMKFLKEELKTFVRYLDQNYPECSEPQLEEDNDLDCDGQMQKTSVREVALKITLYILRTMKQNDLADLLDKRQLMLQQETKGKLKKQFECVFEGKAKEGQPTLLSEIYTELYITEGGTEAVNDEHEVRQIETASKKSRTEDTTVKCKDIFKPLCGRETPIRTVLTKGVAGIGKTVSVQKFILDWAEGKANQDVHFIFALPFRDLNLIKGEYSLIKLLHRFVPELKSFQSTELFRYKVLLIFDGLDECSLPLDFQNNESWFDVTKKTSLDVLLTNLIKGNLLPSALLWITSRPAAANQIPAECVHQVTEIRGFSDAQKEEYFRRRFSDESLASRIITHVKSSKSLFIMCHIPVFCWISATVLKRLFSETDRGEIPRTLTEMYTHFLIFQISLKNDKYMKNQETKLKEYSKQFLLKLGKLAFDNLEKGNLIFYKQDLTGNGIDVTETSVYSGVCTEVFKEEYGLYQEKVYCFVHLSIQEYLAALYVFLSNSSADLLKTAVNEALESKNGHLDLYLRFLLGLSTDSSKTLLQKLLGPTETSSHTIMETVQYIHPSICQTAYPSGLRGVWSLFRKQWAQGREQPRTGGQSITVAQYIKEKIQENLTPERTINLFHCLTELGDNSLVEEVQRYLNSGNISADHLSPAQYSALAFVMLMSDEELDVFDLKKYIRSDEEHCRLLPVVKNSRTALLNSCDLIDKHCEVLSSALRSNSSPLRELDLSDNDLQDSGVKLLSAGLGDLHCKLEILRLSGCRVTEEGCSSLASALKLNPSHLRELDLSYNHPGDSGVKLLSAVLEDLSCKLEKLQVGRCELTEKCCEALASALRSNSSPLRELDLSDNDLQDSGVKLLSAGLGDLHCNLEILRSV; this is translated from the exons atggatggatctgcttctgaaatgcggccccctgtggggtgtaacagaaagagccctgagag tgtcctgatgaagagagcagactcccctgtacccagctgtgtctccatgaagagtgacaggtcaatggaccccccaccccacttcagagagggaccttttcctatagatcaaag tgtcccgatgaagagagcagactcccctgtacccagctgtgtttccatgaagagtgacaggtcaatggaccccccaccccacttcagagagggaccttttcctatagATCAAAG agaccaaatggaagattgcagttcagatctacatgataaatcgggtttatcatccatattgaag tcgctagaggaaaaagccatgaagttcctaaaggaggaactgaagacgtttgtgaggtacctagatcagaattacccagaatgctctgagcctcagctggaggaggacaatgacctggactgtgatggtcagatgcagaagaccagtgttagagaggtagctctgaagatcacactgtacatcctgaggaccatgaagcaaaatgatcttgctgacctgctggacaaga gacagctcatgctgcAACAGGAAACCAAAggtaaacttaagaagcaatttgagtgtgtatttgaagggaaagctaaggaaggacagccaacacttctcagtgagatttacacagaactctacataactgaaggtgggactgaagcagtcaatgatgaacatgaagtgagacagattgaaacagcatccaagaaaagtcgaacagaagatactacagtcaagtgcaaagaTATATTTAAgcccttatgtgggcgtgagacacctatcagaactgtactcactaaaggggtggcaggtatcgggaaaacagtctctgtgcagaaatttattctcgactgggcagaaggaaaagcaaaccaggatgttcacttcatatttgctcttcctttccgggacttgaacttgattaagggtgaatacagtctgattaaactgcttcaccgctttgtcccagaactgaaatcatttcaatccactgagctgtttaggtacaaagttttgttgatctttgatggtctggatgagtgtagccttcctctggattttcagaacaatgagagctggtttgatgtaacaaagaaaacgtcactggatgtgctgttgactaacctcattaaggggaatctgctcccatccgctctcctctggataacctcccggccagcagcagccaatcagatacctgctgagtgtgtccaccaggtgacagagatacgagggttcagtgatgcccagaaggaggagtatttcaggaggagattcagtgatgagagcctggccagcaggattatcacacatgtgaaatcatcaaagagcctcttcatcatgtgccacatacctgtgttctgctggatttcagccactgtgcttaagaggctttttagtgagactgacaggggagaaattccaaggactctgactgaaatgtacacacacttcctgatctttcagataagtttaaaaaatgacaagtatatgaaaaaccaagaaactaagcttaaggaatacagtaagcaattccttttaaaacttggtaaacttgcttttgacaacctGGAGAAAggaaatctcatattttataagcaagatctgacagggaatggcattgatgtcactgaaacttcagtttactctggagtgtgcacagaagtctttaaagaggagtatgggttgtaccaggagaaggtgtactgctttgtgcatctgagcatccaggagtatctcgctgctttatacgtGTTTctatcaaactcatcagctgacctgctgaagactgcagtgaatgAGGCATTAGAGAgtaagaatggacacttggacctctacctccgcttcctcctgggcctctcaacagactccagtaagactctgttacaaaagCTACTGGGGCCGACAGAAACCAGCTCACATACCATTATGGAAACAGtccaatacatccatccatccatttgccaaaccgcttatccgtcagggttgcggggagtctggagcctattccggaagcaatgggcacaaggcagggaacaacccaggacggggggccagtccatcacagtagcccaatacatcaaggagaaaatacaggagaatttaactccagaaaggaccatcaacctgttccactgtctgactgaacttggtgacaattctctagtagaggaagtacaaagatacctgaattcaggaaacatttcagcagatcacctctcacctgcacagtactcagctctggcctttgtgatgctgatgtcagatgaggagctggatgtgtttgacctgaagaaatacatcagatcagatgaagagcactgcaggctgctgcctgtggtcaagaactccaggacggctct gctgaacagctgtgatctcatagataaacactgtgaagtgctgtcttcagctctcagatcaaactcctcacccctgagagagctggacctgagtgacaatgacctgcaggactcaggagtgaagctgctctctgctggactgggggacttacactgtaaactggagatactgag actgtcaggctgtagagtcacagaagaaggctgttcttccctggcttcagctctgaagttaaacccctcacacctgagagagctggatctgagctacaatcacccaggagattcaggagtgaagctactctctgctgtactggaggatctcagctgtaaactggagaagctgca ggtgggccggtgtgaactcacagagaaatgctgtgaggcactggcttcagctctcagatcaaactcctcacccctgagagagctggacctgagtgacaatgacctgcaggactcaggagtgaagctgctctctgctggactgggggacttacactgcaacctggagatactgaggtcagtctga